ATAAGGTCTTTTTCTGGTTTATTTTCAATAGGAAGAGAAATGATTTTCTAGTAATATTCCTGATAAATCAACTAAGTAATCgaaaaactatttattaagtacctactatgtggtTGACACTGTAAatgttgggaatataaagaaaaaaatccaatggtTCTTGCCTAGAAGGTACATACATTTTATAAAGGGaagtgtctgtgtatgtgtgtgtgtctctctctctctttctctctctctctctctcccctctttccccacctcccccagtaatttaaaaggaaaatatagcaAGTGAAGAGGCACTAAAAAAGGCCTCCCACAGATGACATGTAAGATGATCTTTGAAGGATATCTGAAATTAAGAGGCAGATCTGAGGAAGGAGACATCAGGGACAGCTTGTATAAAGATATGGAGACAAAATAGGAATTTGGGATACAAGGAATAGCAAGGTCAATTTGTAATGAAACATCACCAATAGAAAGCAGTAATGTATCATAAGGATGGAAAGGTAGGAGTGGAGCCAGGTTGTGAAAGCATTTAAATGACAGAGTTTGTAATTAAAACTAAAGATTTTAGGGAAGCTGCTAGAGTTTATTGAGAAGGGGGTGAAATTGTCATCCCTGTATTTTAGAACTATCACTTTGACAGATGTGTGGAGAATAGACTGGAAAGTCTAATTATGTATATTGTAATAATTAAATGAGGAAATTCTAATGATGATTATgagagtgaaaagaaaaagacagatcCAAATGATGTTGTAGAGGAAGAATCAATAAGATTTGGCCATTGATTGTATATATGAGATAAGCAAATATAAGATAAGCAACAGTGAGAAGTCAAGGATATCTAAAGTTATAGACCAGTGTAACTGGAAGTATGGTGTTGCCTTCAATAGAAAAAGGGAAGTAAGAAAAAGGAGTGGAGTTGGAAGTAAAGATTATGAATTATAttctggacatgttgagtttgagatgtctacagGAGATCCTGTTTATAATGTCCTATAAACAACTGTTGGTTCAGGAATGAATGAAGCTCAGAAGATGGGCTGGATATATGCAAGACACACTCATCCCCCCTCACCTCCAAAAGTCATTTGCATCAAAATAATTGAGTTTATGGGTGCTgataaaaatcatcaaaaagaaaagaaattgtacatTTGAAACCTTTGTGAAACCTTTTAGGAAGAAcaatatggaaagaaaattaaaaaaaaaaaaaaaaagaaaactaaggacTGGTCAGATACACAGAAGGTCAAAAGAGCAGTTTCATGAAAGCAAAGGAGGAATAGAGAGTGATCAATAGTGTCGAATGCTGAAGGGAGATCAAGAAAGCTGAAAATTACCAAAAGGTTTTATCACATTTACCAATCAAGAAATCTTAGGTAACTTTAGAAAGGGCAGTTTCAAATGAATGATGAGGATGGGAACAAAGACGTTGAGAACTTGGTGAGAGAAGaagatatgactttttttttctagaaatctatgaaagggaggagagagaaaatgtggTAGCTTGAGAGGATGACAGAgtcaaattcttttattttattttactttttaagattagttcttcctccctcctctagtTAGAAGTGCATTGACCACACATACACTTTATTCATATTCAACATATCAGTGTTACACATATAGAATGTTTAACCTGTTATTTTTCTGATGAGTGACAGCTTGTCTCTTATTAAGCAGCCTGGTAGCCCTCTGCTCCCAAGGGTCTACTACATTAGCACTGGATGAAGTGCAAACATTCAACTTTTTTGGGCTTTAACCCTAAAACTATCAAACTTACAGTAAACCCTAAAAATTATCAGAATTTAGAAAACATTCCAGTTCTCTTCTGATACAAATGGTgagatattcttatttttttttttaatgatatggtTCCTATCATGATGAAACAGTCATTTCTGGTGTCTTTTAAGGAACAGAACTAATAAATagtgaaatgaagaaaggaaatgatcGATTCTTTCTTGTGTGACTGATCAATCACCAAGTATTTTTTATGCACTGATTCTGTGTGCTAGGTACTGAACCATACTTTGATGatggaaagaaaaagtgaaatagttcCTTTCATCAAGAAGCTGCATCAGCAGGAAGAAGCATACATATGTTTAACAcacaataatttaatttaatagtttgGTACACAATAcaaacaaagtaaatacaaaatatgggGAGTGGGACCCTGGTATGAGGTAAGCTCTCAGGTCCAAGGCAAAACTAAAAGGGGGCTCTGCAAGGAGCTCAGGAAGTCATTTTGGTGGCTGTGAATGCAAAACATATTGGGAAAGGACAAGAATCACACACttacttcttcttttttcttagttATCACAGCAAATACTTTGGTTTGATTGTCTGTGTCCTGGGATAAGCGATAATGACCAAGTAAGATTGCATCAGttctaaaataagagaaaaacctATTAGTTAGCTTTCAGATGTATGTAAGACATAAGAGAAAGGAGACCAATGAGTGATGGACTCTGTAACAAGTAACTCTAACATGTAGACTGGATGAAAGAACTCAACAAATAAAAACCTGCTATTTTTAGTTCGTAAACGAGGAACAATGGACTGTGGCTCCTCAGGGGTCGTCAGCACCATGACTTGGCCATCAGGAAAGAATCGCATATATCTGTAtttgataaaaagagaaaagagaacccCAAAACACCAGTGACACaagtatacaatatataaaacctagaaaagctaaacaaattatgtttttaatgttAAGATCTTCAGAAACTAAGGGGAGGAGAAAGTGTCAAGATGGGTGTTAAGCAATGATATCTTTCATAATAATATACGTTATTCTATCTGAAGaaagcaaacatttaaaatatactaaTCTATAGGATACTCAAGTTGATTTTTCACATGATTCTGTGTCTATATAATTTGTGTCTCAATCTAAATACAACTGATTGAATAGCATAAAATAAGGATTACAGTTAACCCATATCAAGCAGTACTGCTAGTCAATCTAAGAACAAATATTTTCAtactaaaaaagttttattgctGACTCACTGAAAAAAGCCACATTTGAGGAATGAGACACTAAAGAGGAATGACAAGATCTCTGAACAGGTAAACAAATGGTGGTGATGATAAACAAGTACAATAATGGCAAAAGAAATTCTGGTAAATTTATATCCATGATTGAGTAAGTGAGAAAGGAGAAGTGTAAATGTTCAAAATGTCTCTTTTGGCATAACTAGAGAAACTGAAATGTTACTTCTAATTAAAATGTTTGGAATATAGCTCCCAtgtataataataagaaaagcaGCAGGGACATAAATGTATGAATGCTACACAGTATCTGAGCAAATaactaagaagaaaaaattccACCAATTTGCATTGGATAAGTACAATTTTCCTATCTGAATCATACTTGGATAGATATAATTTTTCACTCACTCAGTTTACTACAGCTGTACCTGTAATATTCCACTTGGTGCCAGGCCCGATAGAAACCATCAAGTGATTGTTCTCCTTGTCGAATATATGTTGTTTTGCTGATATAAACTCCTATgttggaaaagaaatatattcttaaaagcaaggtcatgaaaagaaaaaaatgctttaaaagccaaattgtATATAAGATATAAAGTTTATGTGTGTCCCTCTAGCCCCACTTTTGTCCTCTCAACATTTTCTACTATATGCTGATTGTTACAATTCCATTtcagcaaataaaaatatatggtatttaataaaGATTCATGCTATTTTTCCATACTTCCTAACTTCTAAAAGCTTAACTTACCATCAAACCGAACACGGGGCCGTTCTAAAAACATCTCTCTCCAGGAGGTGTAAGGAACAAGTTTAATACAACTTCTGCCCCAAACTTTCAAGCAGGCTAAACGCCAGATTTCAGGGTCCCTAGGTAATTAGAGCACATATCCAACTTCATTATACTGAATGGAATAAGTCCCACAACTTGGAGACATAGAGAAATATATCAGTTATAGTAGTGCAAACTGTGAATTTACTGTTTTTTGACTGAAATGACAGCTTACAACCATGGAGGTTAATAACTaacaatgttattttttcaaactcatttttatagttttattaagCTAGTATATTTATCTAAAGATTTTGCTTTAAGTGCTTTTACTTGGTAAGATAATACATTAAAAACTGTTCCAATGAAAAGTTCTCCTTTCTAATTCCCTCTCTACAGTACTGTTctctaattataagaaaaatttaaaggaaaacaaaagtgctAAGTTCTTCAAAAATTAAGTAGCAACACTATAAGAGCTTAATGCTGGTTAAATTATGCCATAGAAATCCACTGAAATGTGAAATTATTTAAGATTCAAcgataaaatgaagaaatggataCAAATtctaaaacagattaaaaatttaagataaaaaaacaaaaaaacaaaaacaaaattcaccCCTGAAAATTTCTTCCAATTTCAAGTATCAAAACATCCAAATGTTTGCTTGACATAAATAGGCagcaaaatattaaaatcatGACAACTAATAAAACCCCATCTCCATACTCCAATAATCCCCCAGACAGAGTTAGTGGTTTGCTTTGATCTAAAAATAAGCCAATACTGATcaaaaatttgttaaattaaCTGATATcacctgagaaagaaaaagtataccaaatgattaaaaaaaaggggtacaaataagatttttcaaaaatatttcttacttAAATTGGCATGCAACCTACAAAAAGTAGCAGTCTATTCTATATGAAAACAGATGAAATCACATTTATCTTACTGAAAAATTAGATTCCAACAATCCCATTAGAAAACTGTATTACAGTTTTATTCAGAACAATGTTATGTGGAGttcataaaatttagaatttaaagagATCTTTGACATTATGTAATCCAATACCAGGCTTAGCTTTGTTTAAAGTCACATAGATTTACTCTTTATTTAGTATTCAAATCCCAATTTTCCAATGCCAAATCCAGTGCTGTTTCAACTATACCACATTAAAGATTTTGCACATACCACTTTATTAAATTGTACAACTAATAATGGATGTACCCTTCCCTTAATCATGTCATTTGGTCATTAAGTTAAATTGTTTCAAAAAGTCTATACCTGGCACAAATATAGAATCCTCTACACACCAGAGACAATTGTTCTAAAGATCGAAGATCCAAATCACTAGAAACCACCCATCGGAAAATATACATTAGGACTTCCATTGGCAAAACTGCAAACAGAAAATAATCATTAGAATGAGcatcatgttaaaaaaatttttttcctacatACTATTATGAATATCTTACTTCTGTTTTCATATAATaccaatgaatcatttatttaaccaaagatagataaattatattctctctatatatatatctgccTTCACTTAATTCACATTTCTGAGCAAGATACTTCTTGTTACTTTAAACtacttcaaaaaggaaataactttctGTTTAAAATTTGGGACTAAAATAGGGTTTCCACTAAAGGAAGCAGTTATCTTCATATATTAACCAAAGCCCTTTTCCTGCCCAAcaccaataaatattttataatgccTATTAGCACAGTTGATACAGGGAATTAACTAAACACAAAAAAtaagtattataatttttataatataggcAATTACATGTCTAGTCTATAGTGTTTTTGAGAACAACAAAATACTATTCTATTAAATCTCATGCACTAGCTTgaaaatttccaattattttttgggtCTCTTAAGTCCCAAGGTAAATTTAACAAATTTGCTTCAAGCAAATAAGGTGTAAGTATTTTTAATCAGTCACACTATCTCCCAAATCCCTGTAAATATTTGCTGGAGTGTTGGAGTCACTGAAATTTTCCTAAGTGTCCTAGCTCCATTACATTATACAATACTGACTCAAACACCTAACTTAACAACTTCTATGATCCTCTCACAACCCAAATCAGAAATACCAATACAAACACAGCATCAGAATCGTAAAATtctaattgtcaaaaaaaaaaaaaaaaaaaaaaaaaaaaaggccagaacAACTGCTACATAAAGTATCTAAAGATTTGAtaagggaaactgggacactaatacattgctggtggagttgtgaaagaatccagccattctggagagcaatctggaactatgcccaaaaagttatcaaaatgtgcataccctttgacccagcagcactactactgggattatatcccaaagaaatactaaagagcggaaagagacatatatgtgccaaaatgtttgtggcagctctttttgttgtagctagaaactggaggatgaatggatgtccatcagttggagaatggttgggtaaattgtggtatatgaaggttatggaatattattgctcggtaagaaatgaccagcaggaggaatatagagaggcctggagagacttaaatcaactgatgctgagtgaaatgagcagaaccagaagatcactgtacacttcaacaacaatactgtatgaggatgtattctgatggaagtggaaatcttcaacataaagaagatccaactcacttccagttgatcaatgatggacagaggtagctgcacccagagaagaaacactgggaggggaatgaaaattgttagcactaatatctgtctgcccaggttgcatgtaccttcggattctaatgtttattgtgcaacaagaaaatgatattcgcacacatgtattgtacctagactatattgtaacacatgtaaaatgtatggtattgcctgtcgtcggggggagggaatagagggagggggggtaaattggaaaaatgaatacaagggataatattataaaatatatatatatatataataaaaaaaaaattctctaaaaaaaaaaaaaaaaaaaaaaaaaagaatatagcacataatatgagaaaaaaaaaaaaaaaaaagatttgataagTTTAATACACTTATAATGCATCTTAAGTAAAAAAGTATTTCTTCTCAAATTACATCATCCAAGATTCCATACCTGAAATGTGAGTTTGACTGGTGTCAAGCTCAGGCTGACAAAGTTTGAGCATGGATTCCTGAAAAGTGAGTTGCTGCTGAAAGTAGGACAATAGATCTGCCATtttgctatcatcatcattatcttcaaTGCTGgggagaaacaaatgaaataaatacttCAATTAAAAATTCTCCTTCTTGAGCTCTCCTAAtataagaaaggcaaaagtaTGATAGAATTCTCCTGATTTGCAAAGAAATAACTTAACAGGATCCATCCTTggctattaggaaaaaaaaaaaaaaagcttaaatatgATCATTCTGATTCCAAAAGTTTTAGAATATTTTGCAAACAGATGTTCAGAAGTTAAAgagtttagttttatttttaagcaaTACATAGGTTTCATGAAACCTAACatataacataaaaacaaaaaaaaagtaactttaaaCACCAAAAGTTTTAAATCATAAAAAGTCTTAAAAATCATGTTTGAAATGGCTTATGTATcaagtatttttttcaaagaaaataagaaagctaGTAGAGCAGATGTAATACACAGGTGGTAGCTCATTTTCTAAGAGTTTCTTAACAGATATATCTTAATTTAGTCCATCTTCAGAAAGGAAGAGAGCCACCTGAAAAATTCAACCAGAGCTTTTAAGTCATTCACCAGTAGAAAACCTTGCAGTTCAGAGCTAGGAAAGAGagattaattttcaacattctgtCCAACTTCCCCTAACATAGTTAGCTATGAAGATAAAAAGACTTCACAAGAAGCTAAGAATTAGAAGGGCTTTTGATAATGGAGGGCAAAGTTAAGTTTAGGAACTAATCTCTTTAATTACTAAATAGAACAATTATAATTGTACTACCAATCTTAAAATGATTGTTAGGAAAGCACTTTAGAAACTTTAATTGCTACATAAACATGAAACATAATTATTATGCAAATCTAAGTGCTATCTTCTCAataattctgtttgtttgttttgctgaggcaattggggtcaagtgacctacccagggtcacacagctaggaagggtgttaaatgcctgaggtcctcctgacttcagggctggtgctctctattcattgtgccacctcgctgccccttcTTGAcaaattttgtaagaaaaaacagaaaaattgtcAACTCTCTTTAAGAGATCAATtcttaaatactttttatattattcaaaattcattttaaaggaaagatggaggaaaagCATTCCTATATTATATTCAACAAGTAATCTGATGAAGATATTTCTAagcaagattattttttttaaagctattaaaaGTTACTGTTGGAGAGCTGACCCCAGTCACATCTGAGAAAAATTGTGAATGTATTTGATACCAGATGTGTCAAACTCACTGGGACACCAGattaaatataattggaaaatagttaccaaataaaaataaaatgttaatttgtggttttccaaATAATATGTGGTCCCCAAAATTTCTAATGAATTTGATATAACTGTTGTACACAGTTAAAAAGACTATTTGGTAAATAGTTTGATTTTCTTATAAAGATatctttcttataaataaaaaacaccaAATGAGATGAATTCctcttaaatacattttttctaaaactttgtaTTTTAGATGGATTCTGAAAACTTCGTATTTTTACTGGAAAATGTATAATAAGCTTGTGGCAACTCAAAAGATATGACTTCAGCAGTAGTGTCTGTCCTTTTTGGCTGCAAACTGAGGTAGGGTAAGGGTGTGTGGAGGCTGAACCCAGGATCAGAGCTCTAAAACTAAAAGGTACCTCAAAGTACATCTAGTTTGATCCCTTTACAGAGTTTGCTTTACAGAGGCCAAAGAAAGTAACTTTTAATTAAGTTCACTGTTCCAAGTTTGACTTCATAATAGTAATATGCTACCCAAATAGAAAAATATCTCACTGATTAAAATCTagagtttgttatttatttctcattttaaacttggcagtttaatttttttccacacaTTTGAGTTTCTTTACCCTTATTTTAATTCCAATTAAAAAAAGCCTTTTGAAATTTAAGTTTCAACTACaattctccccccttcccccccccacataTATCACTTTGGTCTTATAAACAGCTTAAAAACTTTTTCAGTCTGAAGTGTCCACTAGCACATAAAATCAACAGAGTAACGCTATGATATTGAATGACATCCTAAAGTAACATAATTCAGTGAAACTTGAAGGAGTTTCCTTTAGAACCTATTTCTAAGACTTTGGATTGCAACAGTAATGGTCTACatgcatatttttttattattatagctttttatttataagatatatatatatatatgtgtgtgtaatttcacatcattgacaattgccaagccttttgttccaatttttccctccttccctctacccctcctcccccagatggcaggttgaccaatacatgttacatatgttaaagtataaattaacaatatatgtatacatgtccaaacagttattttgcttctaCATGCACACTTATAAAGACTGAAAACAATTATTGAATAGCTATGATATGTGAAAGGTATTGTGGTATATACAGTGAAAGGTATATACAGgggaactgaaaaaaaagaaaagaatgagacagTCTCTGCCCTCTAGGAGCTTAAAAATTAGTAAGAAATATAAGACATATACAAGAATACAAAATGCTATTGGAGTTCAAAGGACAAATTCACTTCAGGATGGAGGTATCAAAGAATACTGTACAGAAAAAATGGCACCCAGGGAGGAGaaaggtggcacaatgaatagagcaccaaccctgaagtcaagaggatttgagttcaaatctgagctcagacatttagcacttattagctgtgtgaccctaagcaagtcacttaaccccaaatgcctcccTGATCTGAAAGTAAAAATGACACCCAAACTTGACCTtagaaggatggaaggaataaGGAATGTAAATTGAAGATATTagtttaaattattgttttaaaaggCTGTTTgataaaagggattttaaaagtttAGAAGTCATTCAGTTTAATCCTTTTTTGATAACTTGCTTTTAATGACTAATTATTTCTCAATCATCAATTTTGGACAAAGTCAAATGAGCTGCTTAGAATTTTTAGTTCAATGTATTAccaattttcattctttaattatttttaaaaggttattgATCTAAACATAATTTGGTTGAAACTACATAATTACCACCcgtctattattatattattttgtcaattgggcaaacaggattaagtttaTCAGTCTTTATGCCATAGTGTAGATTTAATTATATACTCACTAGCTATTTCCAACACCATCACCATCTGGTGACCGGGTGTAAGTAATCTTGAACTCTATATCAGGTACAAGCTGCATAGCTCTACGATAAAACTTGATggctaaaggaagaaataaaatgaaatttgttaaATACATTTTGCCATTTGTTCCATCTCAATGGTGATTTAACTTGATGAAATTCATTAAGCACATAAAAAAtccctttattctgaatgtagtAATAATTCTAAtcgatttatttttgttttactggCAGTTTACAGTAATCAAGATTAATACGAAGCTGTTAATATACGTCCTCTTCTTACTAAAGGTGGTAAATCATGTGATAACATATATTTACTTGCAGTAATACTTATTACTTATAATACTTTGTTCCTCCTTAATGGTTTGCAAATTCTTTGGCAACAGGGATCAATATTTTATACCCAGTCCCCACACGCATCTATCACAAGGAACATATATAGAAAAGACATCCACTAAATATCTATTAGATTTGAAATCCATCTTTTCACTAACTTCCCCTGTGTATTTCCACACTCCACATTTTTAGACAGCTTTGAAACACCAATTGTTtttagtcagtcagtcaagaaACATTAAGTGTCTACTCCATACCAGGCACTGGGCTAGATCTAGgactaaaaaagaaagacaaaagacagtccctggccctgtggaactcaaaatctaatgAAGGAGAAGATGGATATAACAATGTACATACAAGCTATATAAAGgatagataaaaaataatacatagaGAGACAGCACTACTGTCAGTTAAGGAAAATGTACTTTTTCTTACCATCACAAGCAAGGAATTAAATTAAAGGAACCCTTCGGTGATTGCTGCTGAGAACAGTAGAAACCtgaagggcttttaaaaattacttattcttCTATTCCTAATTATTcagtgcattttaaaaatgtatacttctggaattttttctgtctcccccttcttcccccatccaTGCAATCTATTGTTAAGGCTGGCTGATTTAATTTCTGCTACATCTCTTAAACAAGTTCCCTTTTCCTCTGATACCACACTCTGGTCAGATCCTCCTTACTCACACGTCCCTTAATGAGATAGCCACCAATGGTGGGTCTGCTTGTTTCTAATCTctctctccaattcatcttctattcagctgccaaagtgattttcttaaagcacaaatctgaccatcttagctctactcaataaacttcaatgactCCTTCTTTCAACTCTAGGATGAAAAAGAATATCTTCTATTTGGCCTTCAAAATTCTTCATAATGCACCTCCCCCCAGCCCCTTTCCAGTCCTCTTAAACTTTACACTCTCCCGGGTACTTTTGGGATCCAATGACATAAGCTCCTCGTTCCTCAAACAAGATGCTCTATCTTCTGTCTCCAAGCATTTTCACCAGCTGTCCCTCATGCTTGGatattcttcctcctcatccaaACCTCTTCAAAAGCAATAGTATAGGGTGAGATCAAGAAAATCACCCTTTATCCCACATGTTACAGATTTTTTGTAACTATCCCTGATAAAAGCACATTCCTCTACTCATACTACTACATAGTCTATGGGCAAAAATGCTGTGGTTGCATTTTTCTACTTAAAATTTCTTTCAAACTTTAACATAAATTTTActgattcctttttatttttatattgtcatttccaaatataattcACCCTGTAGAATTAAACtgtcccttataacaaagaaaaattacctGATGAAAAATAACCATACTAAGATCTCAACAGTGCTGTAAATATTCAGAATTCATGTTATAAATAGAAGAAATCAATTGGAATAGCAGAGGTGGGGAGGTAGAGAGGGAAAGCACATATATGCCAAAATATgctgcaaaattacaaagcataAGCATGTCTCCAAAGAAGAGATAATCCTGACCATCAAAGTGTGATGAtccttgttaaatttttagtatgaTCATTTATATCTTAGGAATCAACAATGCTACaaaaatcagggtttgatttactGTGGTGATTGTCTAGACttgagaaaatgtttataaacaaattaaattgtATTGCATAAAATCCTCCAATCAGGTTATTAAATATtctaattgttaaacatttaattttgttCAATATTAGAACTGAACCCTCCTTAGTAATCACAACAAAGAACCCAATAAAGCATAACTGTGGAAGCCCTATATTACTCTATAAACACTGCTTGAGATCTGTGGCAGTGTAGTAGAATGCTAAAGGAATGAAGTCATCACCAGACTGAAGGCCTGGTGATAACTGGCATCCATGtagcttcaaggtttgcaaagtgctcaacacttaattatttcatttgatcctcacaataaccctgtccCCAGGTCACTGCTTTGCAGAGGTGCAGAAATACATGTTGGTATGGCACACTGCATATATTTTTTGGACTTTTTCAAAGTATAAATCAGTTTTActgatatttttctcttcttactctttttcttcactttaaaaaatatttgtaatatgagATGGCTCTcttgggaggagaagagaagggacaATGGAAAAAATTCTGGTGATACATAAAAGCAAGTgatgtcaataaaattttatttttaaaaaaatcaaatgtagaataCTGATTTTCTTCCACAACTGACACAATGACAATTTTAccaattaataaattattctaCCCCTATAGTCTCCCACCTCTCTGTTATAAG
The Sminthopsis crassicaudata isolate SCR6 chromosome 4, ASM4859323v1, whole genome shotgun sequence genome window above contains:
- the FBXO9 gene encoding F-box only protein 9 isoform X1 yields the protein MLGKKPPFIKRLLCSDHFTTPLILEAEAEEDDCCSETKRAEDDENTSSEEANLQAQLQMFRAQWMFELAPGVGSSGLETRTSRGSTRGPLVKATDTKGKQEQAKEEKARELFLKAVEEEQNGALYEAIKFYRRAMQLVPDIEFKITYTRSPDGDGVGNSYIEDNDDDSKMADLLSYFQQQLTFQESMLKLCQPELDTSQTHISVLPMEVLMYIFRWVVSSDLDLRSLEQLSLVCRGFYICARDPEIWRLACLKVWGRSCIKLVPYTSWREMFLERPRVRFDGVYISKTTYIRQGEQSLDGFYRAWHQVEYYRYMRFFPDGQVMVLTTPEEPQSIVPRLRTKNSRTDAILLGHYRLSQDTDNQTKVFAVITKKKEEKPIDYKYRYFRRVPVQETDQSFHVGLQLCSSGHQRFNKLVWIHHSCHITYKSTGETAVTAFEIDKMYTPLFFARVKSFTAFSEKPL
- the FBXO9 gene encoding F-box only protein 9 isoform X2, giving the protein MAEAEEDDCCSETKRAEDDENTSSEEANLQAQLQMFRAQWMFELAPGVGSSGLETRTSRGSTRGPLVKATDTKGKQEQAKEEKARELFLKAVEEEQNGALYEAIKFYRRAMQLVPDIEFKITYTRSPDGDGVGNSYIEDNDDDSKMADLLSYFQQQLTFQESMLKLCQPELDTSQTHISVLPMEVLMYIFRWVVSSDLDLRSLEQLSLVCRGFYICARDPEIWRLACLKVWGRSCIKLVPYTSWREMFLERPRVRFDGVYISKTTYIRQGEQSLDGFYRAWHQVEYYRYMRFFPDGQVMVLTTPEEPQSIVPRLRTKNSRTDAILLGHYRLSQDTDNQTKVFAVITKKKEEKPIDYKYRYFRRVPVQETDQSFHVGLQLCSSGHQRFNKLVWIHHSCHITYKSTGETAVTAFEIDKMYTPLFFARVKSFTAFSEKPL